A single window of Salminus brasiliensis chromosome 18, fSalBra1.hap2, whole genome shotgun sequence DNA harbors:
- the rab27b gene encoding ras-related protein Rab-27B, with product MTDGDYDYLIKLLALGDSGVGKTTFLYRYTDNKFNPKFITTVGIDFREKRVVYSTSSPNGTTGKAFKVHLQLWDTAGQERFRSLTTAFFRDAMGFLLMFDLTSQQSFLNVRNWMSQLQANAYCENPDIVLVGNKADLADQREVQEKQAKELADKYGIPYFETSAATGAQVDKAVVTLLDLVMKRMEQCVEKPTAEAQNTEGTSKLTAAPATEKKCAC from the exons ATGACTGATGGGGACTACGACTATCTGATCAAGCTCCTGGCCCTGGGCGACTCCGGAGTGGGCAAGACCACCTTCCTGTACCGCTACACGGACAACAAGTTCAACCCCAAGTTCATCACCACCGTGGGCATCGATTTCAGGGAAAAGCGAGTG gtGTACAGCACTAGCAGCCCCAATGGGACCACGGGGAAGGCGTTCAAGGTTCACCTGCAGCTGTGGGACACAGCTGGACAGGAAAG GTTCCGAAGCCTGACGACGGCCTTCTTCAGGGACGCCATGGGCTTCCTGCTGATGTTCGACCTGACCAGCCAGCAGAGCTTTCTCAACGTCCGCAACTGGATGA GTCAGCTACAGGCTAACGCCTACTGCGAAAACCCAGACATCGTCCTCGTCGGCAACAAAGCTGACCTGGCTGACCAGAGGGAAGTCCAGGAGAAGCAGGCCAAAGAGCTGGCAGACAAATACGG CATCCCATACTTCGAGACGAGCGCTGCCACGGGCGCACAGGTGGACAAGGCGGTGGTCACTTTGTTGGATCTGGTGATGAAGAGGATGGAGCAGTGCGTCGAAAAGCCCACAGCCGAGGCCCAAAACACTGAAGGAACCAGCAAGCTGACCGCTGCCCCTGCTACCGAGAAGAAATGcgcttgttaa